The Chloroherpetonaceae bacterium DNA segment CACACTGGTAGAGGTTGCGCACGAGATAGCCGCGCTGGGCTTTGTTGCCAGTTATGATGGCAATATCAGTTTGCGCAGCGAGGAAGGAATCTACATTACTGCTTCACATACTTTGAAACGCAAAGCCACTCGTGCAGACGTTTGCTTGCTCTCGCTTGATGGAAAGTGGCTTGAAGGCACGCGTCCGCCATCGACCGAGTCTGAGATGCACCTGTTCATTTATCGCCATAGACCAGATGTGGGAGGCATTGTGCACACGCACCCAATTGCGACGACGGCTTTTGCCGTTGCGCGTTGCCCCTTAGATGCCGCCATTTTCCCCGAAGTGATTTTGGATATCGGCACCGTGCCCTTAGCAGAGTATGCAACGCCCAGCACATTCGAAGTGGCGACTTCGCTGTCACGATTTATCCAAGATGCGAACGCAGTGCTTTTAGCAAATCATGGTGTCGTGGTCATGGGGCAGGATGTGTGGCAGGCGTTGTATCGCACAGAGAAGCTGGAGCACGCCGCCAAAACGCTCATTATGGCAGAACAACTCGGTGGACCGAAGTTGCTCACGCAGTCGCAGTTGCAGCGGCTCTTTGAGACGCATCCGACCTTTACGAGGCGCAGTGGCTTTCGCACAGCGCCTGAGCCAGAATACCACCAACCGACACCAGCCTCTTTAGCCTAAATGGTGCAGCCAACCATTGACTTACGCAGCGATACAGTGACCAAGCCTACGCCAGCCATGCTGGCAGCTGTAGCCGCACTTAATCCATTGGAGCTGGGTGATGATGTCTTCGGTGAAGATCGGCTCACAAATGCATTCGAAGCTGAAGTGGCTGAGCTGTTCGGCAAAGAAGCTGCGCTTTTTGTGCCAAGTGGCACAATGGCAAACCAGCTGGCAATCAAAATCCAAACTGAAGAAGGCGATGAGGTGATTTGTGACGCAGGAGCTCACCTTGCAAACTATGAGACGGCCGCGCCAGCTATGCTCTCGCGCGTGCAGCTCAGAACGCTGCAAGGCGAAAGAGGCATTCTAACGGCTGAACAAATAAAGGAAGCCATTCGCCCGCAAGCTGACTGGTATCCACGCACCGCACTGGTCACACTAGAAAACACACATAATCAAGCAGGTGGAACTATCTATCCACTCTCCGAAATTGAGCGCATTGCAGAGCTTTGCAAAAAATATCACCTGCGCCTACACTTAGATGGCGCACGGCTTTGGAATGCCTGCATTGCAACGGGTCTGAAGCCCAAGGATTATGCACAATACTGCGAGACCATTTCCGTCTGCTTCTCAAAGGGGTTGGGCGCACCGATTGGCTCAATGCTACTGGGCAGCAAAGCGGCTATCCAGAAGGCACGACGCTATCGCAAAATGTGGGGCGGTGGTATGCGCCAGACAGGCGTGGTGGTGGCGATGGCAAAATACGCGTTGGAGCATCACTACGAGCGAATGGCAATTGACCACCAACATGCCAAAATGCTGGCGGCAGCCTTTTGTGCCAATCCGAAGTTTCGCCTTGACATGCGCACGGTAGAAACAAACATCGTGGCGGTAGATGTCTCGCCCTCTGGGCTATCTGAGAGTGAGGTAGTGGTGCGCTTTAAGCAGCACGGAATTTTAGTGTCCAGCATTAAGAAAAATTTT contains these protein-coding regions:
- a CDS encoding aminotransferase class I/II-fold pyridoxal phosphate-dependent enzyme, giving the protein MVQPTIDLRSDTVTKPTPAMLAAVAALNPLELGDDVFGEDRLTNAFEAEVAELFGKEAALFVPSGTMANQLAIKIQTEEGDEVICDAGAHLANYETAAPAMLSRVQLRTLQGERGILTAEQIKEAIRPQADWYPRTALVTLENTHNQAGGTIYPLSEIERIAELCKKYHLRLHLDGARLWNACIATGLKPKDYAQYCETISVCFSKGLGAPIGSMLLGSKAAIQKARRYRKMWGGGMRQTGVVVAMAKYALEHHYERMAIDHQHAKMLAAAFCANPKFRLDMRTVETNIVAVDVSPSGLSESEVVVRFKQHGILVSSIKKNFIRLVTHLGISSEDIQSVCNFIQTF
- a CDS encoding class II aldolase/adducin family protein: MNPSLQDTLVEVAHEIAALGFVASYDGNISLRSEEGIYITASHTLKRKATRADVCLLSLDGKWLEGTRPPSTESEMHLFIYRHRPDVGGIVHTHPIATTAFAVARCPLDAAIFPEVILDIGTVPLAEYATPSTFEVATSLSRFIQDANAVLLANHGVVVMGQDVWQALYRTEKLEHAAKTLIMAEQLGGPKLLTQSQLQRLFETHPTFTRRSGFRTAPEPEYHQPTPASLA